The following are encoded together in the Gordonia insulae genome:
- a CDS encoding thiolase family protein — translation MRDAVIVDAVRTPIGRRRGALAGIHPADLSAHVLEALVDRTGLDPATVDDVVWGCVSQASEQAGNVARTAVLAAGWPESVPGTTVTRACGSSQQALSMAAAAVISGQQDIVIAGGVESMSRVPMGSAAPNGESQPATVLDRYGVDRFSQGVGAEMMAEKWSLSRTVLDEFSLRSHELAAQAVDAGAFDGQLAPITGVLEGDEGIRRGGTLESMGKLKPAFKDDGVIHAGNASQISDGAAALLVMSSETAVQRGLTPIARVHTAVVAGDDPVMMLAGPIAATAKALERSGLSIGDIGAFEINEAFAPVPIAWQIETGADPARVNPLGGAIAVGHPLGGSGAILMTRLIHHMRDNKIRYGLQSMCEAGGMANATIVELV, via the coding sequence ATGCGTGATGCAGTGATCGTCGACGCCGTCCGCACCCCGATCGGACGCCGGCGTGGCGCCCTCGCCGGAATCCATCCCGCCGATCTGTCGGCGCACGTGCTCGAGGCGCTGGTGGACCGCACCGGTCTCGATCCGGCGACGGTCGATGACGTCGTCTGGGGCTGTGTGAGTCAGGCGTCCGAACAGGCCGGCAACGTCGCGCGCACCGCGGTCCTGGCCGCGGGTTGGCCGGAGTCGGTCCCCGGCACCACCGTGACGAGGGCGTGTGGCTCGAGCCAACAGGCGCTCAGCATGGCTGCGGCCGCGGTGATCTCCGGCCAGCAGGACATCGTCATCGCCGGGGGAGTGGAGTCGATGAGCCGGGTGCCGATGGGTAGCGCCGCCCCCAACGGCGAGAGCCAGCCGGCCACCGTCCTGGACCGCTACGGCGTCGACCGGTTCAGTCAGGGCGTCGGTGCCGAGATGATGGCCGAGAAGTGGTCCTTGAGCCGCACCGTCCTCGACGAATTCTCGCTGCGCTCACATGAACTCGCCGCGCAGGCGGTCGATGCGGGCGCGTTCGACGGGCAGCTCGCACCGATCACCGGGGTGCTCGAGGGCGATGAGGGTATCCGTCGCGGCGGCACCCTGGAGTCGATGGGCAAACTGAAGCCGGCGTTCAAGGACGACGGAGTCATCCACGCGGGCAACGCCTCCCAGATCTCCGACGGGGCGGCGGCGCTGCTGGTGATGAGCAGCGAGACCGCGGTGCAGCGTGGTCTCACGCCGATCGCTCGAGTGCACACAGCCGTCGTCGCCGGAGACGATCCGGTCATGATGCTGGCCGGTCCGATCGCCGCGACCGCCAAGGCCCTCGAGAGGTCAGGTCTGTCGATCGGTGACATCGGCGCCTTCGAGATCAACGAGGCATTCGCCCCGGTGCCGATCGCGTGGCAGATCGAGACCGGCGCCGACCCGGCGCGGGTGAACCCGCTAGGCGGCGCCATAGCAGTGGGTCACCCGCTCGGCGGATCCGGCGCGATCCTGATGACACGCCTGATCCATCACATGCGCGACAACAAGATCCGCTACGGACTCCAGTCCATGTGCGAGGCCGGCGGCATGGCGAACGCGACCATCGTCGAACTCGTCTGA
- a CDS encoding MFS transporter codes for MPTTDAADAATTNLPAPERAADSSGTRRKAWGLTSLLVALYVVNYADKAVLGIIAQPLADELGLRSSQIGLVGSLFFLTFTIGGFFAGALNRWLSLRWALVLLALCWAFAMLPLVAVAAFAVLIISRLFLGLAEGPSSALLHTAAYSWHPPARRALPGALLAGAASIAKIAVAPILALVTVNLGWRAALVTLAVAGVLWCVVWLATWQDGPYIAGAKHVDDAERETTADPVADEPAVPWVRIFTSRTFIGGVLLVMSVYALVTVVLTWLPSYFEVGLGYSRLQAGSMFAFPSIVGLALMLITSVIGDRLISRGATSRKVRVIVPAVGVLISGVLLFLLPSISAPAMAVLVVSVGYGFATTVFPLLNAAISEICPPRQTAGTLGVFLAIMAIGGLVAPYATGVVVDAAPSPAEGYATAFQILGLVASVCAVIALVLCNPERDKVLVRRGLADASDGPQHVS; via the coding sequence ATGCCCACCACCGACGCCGCCGATGCGGCGACCACGAACCTCCCCGCGCCGGAACGCGCCGCGGACTCCTCCGGAACGCGACGAAAGGCCTGGGGCTTGACGTCGCTGCTGGTGGCCTTGTATGTCGTCAACTACGCCGACAAGGCGGTGCTCGGCATCATCGCGCAGCCGCTCGCCGACGAGCTGGGGCTGCGGTCGTCACAGATCGGTCTGGTCGGCAGCCTGTTCTTTCTGACCTTCACGATCGGCGGGTTCTTCGCCGGCGCCCTCAACAGGTGGCTGTCGTTGCGCTGGGCGTTGGTGCTGTTGGCGCTGTGCTGGGCGTTCGCCATGCTGCCGCTGGTGGCGGTCGCGGCGTTCGCCGTCCTGATCATCAGCCGCCTGTTCCTCGGACTGGCCGAGGGACCCAGTTCGGCGTTGTTGCACACCGCGGCCTACTCATGGCATCCGCCCGCCCGCCGGGCGCTGCCCGGTGCGCTGCTCGCCGGTGCCGCATCGATCGCGAAGATCGCGGTCGCCCCGATCCTGGCACTGGTGACAGTGAACCTCGGGTGGCGCGCTGCGCTGGTGACCCTTGCCGTCGCCGGGGTGCTGTGGTGTGTCGTCTGGCTGGCCACCTGGCAGGACGGGCCCTACATCGCCGGTGCGAAGCACGTCGACGATGCCGAGCGAGAGACGACCGCCGATCCCGTCGCCGACGAGCCGGCCGTCCCGTGGGTGCGGATCTTCACATCGCGCACGTTCATCGGTGGGGTGCTGCTGGTGATGAGCGTCTACGCGTTGGTCACCGTGGTACTGACCTGGTTGCCGTCGTACTTCGAGGTCGGGCTGGGCTACAGCCGGCTGCAGGCCGGGTCGATGTTCGCCTTCCCGTCCATCGTCGGCCTGGCGCTGATGCTCATCACATCGGTCATCGGCGACCGACTCATCTCCCGAGGCGCGACGTCGCGCAAGGTGCGGGTGATCGTGCCTGCGGTCGGCGTGCTCATCTCCGGTGTTCTGCTGTTCCTTCTGCCATCGATCAGCGCGCCGGCGATGGCGGTGCTCGTCGTCTCGGTCGGTTACGGGTTCGCGACAACGGTGTTCCCACTGCTCAACGCCGCGATCTCGGAGATCTGCCCGCCTCGCCAGACCGCCGGAACCCTCGGCGTCTTCCTCGCGATCATGGCCATCGGTGGCCTCGTCGCCCCGTACGCGACCGGGGTCGTCGTCGACGCCGCCCCCAGCCCCGCGGAGGGCTACGCGACGGCGTTCCAGATTCTCGGGCTAGTCGCCTCGGTGTGCGCGGTGATCGCCTTGGTCCTGTGCAATCCGGAACGCGACAAGGTGCTGGTCCGTCGCGGTCTGGCGGACGCCTCCGACGGCCCGCAGCACGTCTCATAG
- a CDS encoding acyl-CoA dehydrogenase family protein, producing MTRLAQTLGLTDIQSEIVANVRRFVDKQIIPNAQELEHADAYPQEIVDGMREMGLFGLMIPEEYGGLGESLLTYALCVEELARGWMSVSGVINTHFIVAYMLRQHGTDEQKRRLLPRMATGEVRGAFSMSEPELGSDVAAIKTTAKRTGDGDYSISGQKMWLTNGASSTLVAALVRTEEGHEKPHKNLTTFLVEKPAGFGEVLPGLTIPRKLDKMGYKGIDTTELVFDGYRASADDILGGEPGKGFAHMMDGVEVGRVNVSARACGVAQRAFELAVRYAQQRSTFGKPIAEHQAIAFSLAEMATKVEAAHLMMVNAARLKDSGERNDVAAGMAKYLCSEYCAEVTQAGFRIHGGYGYSKEFEIERLMREAPFLLIGEGTSEIQKQIISKGLLREYREN from the coding sequence ATGACCCGACTTGCGCAGACCCTGGGGTTGACCGACATCCAGTCCGAGATCGTGGCGAATGTTCGTCGGTTCGTGGACAAGCAGATCATCCCGAATGCGCAGGAACTCGAGCACGCCGACGCCTATCCGCAGGAGATCGTCGACGGGATGCGCGAGATGGGCCTGTTCGGGCTGATGATCCCCGAGGAGTATGGCGGGCTCGGCGAGTCGTTGTTGACCTATGCGCTGTGCGTGGAGGAACTCGCCCGCGGCTGGATGAGCGTGTCGGGGGTCATCAACACCCACTTCATCGTCGCCTACATGCTGCGCCAGCACGGCACCGACGAACAGAAGCGGCGACTCCTGCCGCGGATGGCCACCGGCGAGGTGCGCGGCGCATTCTCCATGTCCGAACCCGAACTCGGCTCCGACGTGGCCGCGATCAAGACCACCGCCAAACGCACGGGCGACGGCGACTATTCGATCAGCGGCCAGAAGATGTGGCTGACCAACGGTGCCAGTTCCACGCTCGTCGCCGCATTGGTCCGCACCGAGGAAGGCCACGAGAAACCGCACAAGAACCTGACCACCTTCCTCGTCGAGAAACCTGCCGGATTCGGCGAGGTGCTCCCGGGACTGACCATCCCGCGCAAGCTCGACAAGATGGGCTACAAGGGCATCGACACCACCGAACTCGTCTTCGACGGCTACCGCGCGTCCGCCGACGACATCCTGGGCGGCGAGCCCGGCAAGGGCTTTGCGCACATGATGGACGGGGTCGAGGTGGGGCGGGTGAACGTGTCCGCACGCGCCTGCGGTGTCGCCCAGCGCGCTTTCGAACTCGCGGTGCGTTACGCCCAGCAACGCTCCACCTTCGGCAAGCCGATCGCCGAACACCAGGCGATCGCGTTCTCGCTGGCGGAGATGGCGACCAAGGTCGAGGCCGCTCACCTGATGATGGTGAACGCCGCCCGGCTCAAGGACTCCGGTGAACGCAACGACGTCGCGGCCGGCATGGCCAAGTACCTCTGTAGCGAGTACTGCGCCGAGGTCACCCAGGCCGGCTTCCGCATTCACGGCGGCTACGGATACTCGAAAGAGTTCGAGATCGAACGCCTCATGCGCGAAGCCCCCTTCCTGCTCATCGGCGAAGGCACCAGCGAGATCCAGAAACAGATCATCAGCAAGGGACTTCTTCGCGAGTACCGCGAGAACTGA
- a CDS encoding acyl-CoA dehydrogenase family protein, whose protein sequence is MQRTVFSEDHEAFRKTVRDFIAKEVVPQYPDWEKQGHPPREFYNRLGDLGVLGIEAPEEYGGGGVTDFTYSMVIAEETSAAGVSFGSYSVHSNLILPYLLEHATDDQKQRWLPGFCSGDIMFAIAMTEPGTGSDLANISTTATLTEDGTHYILDGAKTFITGGALADRVLVVCRTAPYDAGNRRAGLSILVVDTTSEGYTVGRKLEKIGLKASDTAELSFNAVKVPVEDRLGDEGEGFSYLTHNLAQERLTIAIGASATAAAAVQHALAYTKERDVFGKPVASFQNTKFVLAECSADVEAIRQFVDRALDLHNAGELSVPDAARVKLFATETAGRVIDKCLQLHGGYGYILEYPIARLYADTRVSRIYGGTNEVMKTIIAKDLGL, encoded by the coding sequence ATGCAGCGCACCGTGTTCAGCGAGGATCACGAAGCCTTCCGCAAAACCGTTCGAGATTTCATCGCCAAAGAGGTGGTGCCGCAGTATCCCGACTGGGAGAAGCAGGGACATCCGCCGCGCGAGTTCTACAACCGGCTCGGCGATCTCGGCGTGCTCGGCATCGAGGCACCCGAGGAGTACGGCGGCGGCGGTGTCACCGACTTCACCTATTCGATGGTGATTGCCGAGGAGACGTCGGCGGCCGGCGTGAGTTTCGGCAGCTACTCGGTCCACTCGAACCTGATCCTCCCCTACCTGCTGGAACACGCGACCGACGACCAGAAGCAGCGGTGGCTGCCCGGATTCTGTTCCGGTGACATCATGTTCGCAATCGCGATGACCGAGCCGGGCACGGGTTCGGATCTCGCGAACATCTCCACCACGGCAACGCTGACCGAGGACGGCACCCACTACATCCTCGACGGCGCGAAGACGTTCATCACCGGCGGCGCACTCGCGGACCGTGTGCTGGTGGTCTGCCGGACCGCGCCGTACGACGCGGGCAATCGCCGGGCGGGATTGTCGATCCTCGTCGTCGACACCACATCCGAGGGATACACCGTCGGACGCAAGTTGGAGAAGATCGGCCTCAAGGCCTCGGATACGGCAGAACTGTCGTTCAACGCCGTCAAGGTGCCCGTCGAGGATCGTCTCGGGGACGAGGGCGAGGGCTTCTCGTACCTCACTCACAATCTGGCGCAGGAACGCCTCACCATCGCGATCGGCGCATCGGCGACCGCGGCCGCTGCCGTGCAGCACGCGCTCGCCTACACCAAGGAGCGCGACGTCTTCGGCAAGCCGGTGGCCTCGTTCCAGAACACCAAGTTCGTTCTCGCGGAATGCTCTGCCGACGTCGAGGCGATCCGCCAGTTCGTCGACCGAGCCCTTGATCTGCACAACGCCGGTGAACTCTCGGTCCCCGACGCGGCCCGGGTGAAGCTGTTCGCGACCGAGACCGCCGGACGTGTCATCGACAAGTGCCTGCAGCTACACGGCGGATACGGCTACATCCTCGAGTACCCGATCGCGCGGCTCTACGCCGACACCCGGGTGTCGCGGATCTACGGCGGCACCAACGAGGTGATGAAGACGATCATCGCGAAGGATCTGGGCCTGTGA